A stretch of Buteo buteo chromosome 21, bButBut1.hap1.1, whole genome shotgun sequence DNA encodes these proteins:
- the ABTB1 gene encoding ankyrin repeat and BTB/POZ domain-containing protein 1 — protein MDTSDLFTSCKKGDVSRVRYLLEQRDVEINVRDKWDSTPLYYACLCGHEELVRYLLANGAKCEANTFDGERCLYGALSDAIRRLLKEYKQITAKCMKRDYYDVFLQRLLEQGYQSDIVFIVHGKSFCAHRCILSARSAYFAEMFETKWKGKNMIVLKHPLINPAAFGSLLQYLYTGRLDIDVEYVNDCKRLAKQCRLQDLIDDLETKCKKVYEFVSSKPGTCVKVLTIEPTGNCRLQEDLALLADCALPAELRVGFGELPFDSTDNFNSCPDVCFRVADYNFLCHKAFFCGRSDYFKALLEDHFSESEELQTQPSIPVVTLHNISEDIFIRVLYYIYSDDTELSPENAYDVLCVADMYLLPGLKRLCGRTLAQILDEDNVVSIWRIAKLFQLTRLEDQCTEYMAKIIEKLVELEEFVAAVKENAEAVEERQETDSIPLVDDIRFHITSNVQTYSAIEEANQKLEALENLLASIGLEC, from the exons atacCTTCTTGAACAGCGAGATGTGGAAATTAATGTCCGTGATAAATGGGACAGTACACCTCT GTATTATGCTTGCCTCTGTGGACATGAGGAGCTTGTACGCTATCTTCTAGCCAATG GAGCGAAATGTGAGGCAAACACTTTTGATGGGGAACGTTGTTTGTATGGAGCTTTGAGTGATGCCATCCGACGTCTGCTGAAGGAGTACAAACAGATCACGGCAAAGTGCATGAAGAGAGACTACTATGATGTCTTCCTGCAGCG GTTGCTGGAGCAGGGTTACCAAAGTGATATCGTTTTCATTGTTCACGGCAAATCCTTCTGTGCCCACCGCTGCATTCTCAGTGCTCGCAGCGCCTACTTTGCGGAAATGTTTGAGACCAAATGGAAGGGGAAGAACATGATAGTGTTGAAGCATCCACTG attaatCCAGCAGCCTTTGGCTCTCTTCTGCAGTATCTATACACAG GTCGTCTTGATATCGACGTAGAATATGTAAATGATTGCAAGAGGTTAGCCAAGCAGTGTCGGCTGCAGGACCTCATAGATGATTTGGAGACCAAATGTAAAAAAGTCTACGAATTTG TCTCTTCCAAGCCAGGGACCTGTGTGAAAGTGCTGACGATTGAGCCCACAGGTAACTGCCGGCTGCAGGAAGATCTGGCTCTTCTAGCAGACTGCGCCCTGCCAGCCGAACTGCGG GTTGGTTTTGGGGAGCTGCCATTTGACAGCACTGACAACTTTAACAGTTGTCCCGATGTGTGTTTCCGGGTGGCAGATTACAACTTTTTGTGCCATAAG GCATTTTTCTGTGGTCGCAGTGATTATTTCAAAGCCCTTCTTGAAGACCATTTCAGTGAGAGTGAGGAGCTGCAGACACAGCCCAGCATCCCTGTGGTGACTCTCCACAATATCTCAGAAGACATCTTCATCCGGGTCCTCTACTACATCTACAGTGATGATACAGAG CTGTCTCCAGAAAACGCCTATGATGTGCTGTGCGTGGCAGACATGTACCTGCTGCCTGGGCTCAAGCGCCTTTGTGGCAGGACCTTGGCTCAGATCCTCGATGAGGACAACGTTGTCAGCATCTGGAGGATCGCAAAACTGTTCCAGCTGACCCGACTGGAGGACCAGTGCACGGAGTACATGGCAAAGATCATTGAGAAG CTGGTGGAGTTGGAGGAGTTTGTGGCTGCTGTGAAGGAGAATGCAGAGGCTGTGGAGGAACGGCAGGAGACTGACTCCATTCCTCTAGTCGATGACATCCGCTTCCACATCACCAGCAACGTGCAGACTTACAGTGCCATTGAGGAAGCCAACCAGAAACTAGAAGCTCTGGAAAACCTCCTGGCCAGTATAGGGCTTGAGTGCTGA